A window of the Lactuca sativa cultivar Salinas chromosome 5, Lsat_Salinas_v11, whole genome shotgun sequence genome harbors these coding sequences:
- the LOC111908693 gene encoding uncharacterized protein LOC111908693 has product MEHSTNPLTKKNTTIAQRQTIFQVLLQESLDGRLKKGSASEVASLFSVSKRTVSRIWRQGKNQVDQGLPVDLSLNMSMVVGRKRIQINLNQVSEIPLRRRSNIRSLAKSLNVSKSTMHRWIKEGVLRPHTNAIKPTLTHENKRARLEFCLSKITLSSLFSPLPTFYDMFNVVHIDEKWFYMSKPSKRYYLVPGEDEPLRTCKSKKFITKVMFLAAVARPRFDSSGNEVFSGKIGIYPFTTLVPAKRSSKNRVAGTLETKPILSVNKEITKSWLIEKVLSDIRAKWPRGHTGPIFIQQDNVKPHVDVNDSEFLEAASRDGFDIRLCFQPPNSPDLNVLDLGFFRAIQSLQEQEALRTIDELVDAVQTSFERMQSQQFNNVFFNSTNMHERDHEDSRWQQLSCTAYW; this is encoded by the coding sequence ATGGAGCATTCCACAAATCCACTCACTAAAAAAAACACTACCATTGCACAACGTCAAACTATATTCCAAGTCTTATTGCAAGAAAGTTTGGATGGACGATTAAAGAAAGGTTCCGCAAGTGAAGTAGCTTCACTATTCTCGGTTTCTAAACGGACCGTTAGTCGTATTTGGCGTCAAGGTAAAAATCAAGTTGACCAAGGATTACCGGTTGATTTATCTTTAAACATGTCAATGGTTGTCGGGCGGAAAAGGATACAAATAAATTTGAATCAAGTTTCAGAAATTCCGTTACGTCGTCGATCCAATATACGATCTCTTGCAAAAtctttaaatgtttcaaaatcaacTATGCATAGATGGATTAAGGAAGGTGTGCTTCGACCGCATACAAATGCCATCAAGCCGACTCTAACTCATGAGAATAAAAGAGCAAGGTTAGAATTTTGTTTATCAAAGATTACGTTGTCATCATTATTTAGTCCACTTCCTACATTCTATGATATGTTTAACGTTGTCCATATTGATGAGAAATGGTTTTACATGTCAAAACCATCAAAACGTTACTATCTAGTCCCCGGTGAGGATGAACCATTAAGAACATGCAAAAGCAAAAAATTTATCACAAAGGTTATGTTTCTAGCGGCAGTAGCAAGACCGAGATTTGATTCATCGGGCAACGAAGTTTTTTCGGGAAAAATAGGTATCTATCCATTTACAACATTGGTACCCGCTAAACGTTCAAGCAAAAACCGTGTTGCGGGAACATTGGAGACAAAGCCTATTCTATCGGTAAACAAAGAGATAACAAAGTCATGGTTGATAGAAAAAGTTCTATCGGATATTAGAGCTAAATGGCCGCGAGGTCATACGGGTCCCATATTTATTCAACAAGACAACGTAAAGCCCCATGTTGATGTTAATGATAGCGAGTTTCTTGAAGCGGCATCTCGAGATGGGTTTGATATTCGACTTTGTTTTCAGCCCCCAAATAGCCCGGATTTGAATGTGTTAGACCTTGGATTTTTTCGGGCAATACAATCACTTCAAGAACAAGAGGCTTTGCGTACAATTGATGAATTGGTTGATGCGGTTCAAACATCTTTTGAAAGAATGCAATCGCAACAATTTaacaatgttttttttaactCTACAAACATGCATGAAAGAGATCATGAAGATTCAAGGTGGCAACAACTATCATGTACCGCATATTGGTAA
- the LOC111908785 gene encoding uncharacterized protein LOC111908785, which yields MAKYGEGDKRWIVEDRPDGANVHNWHWAETNCLEWSRNLLSKLLADQTILDGEGNLFIKTKKIEKVEGEAYVNVRKGKIIPGYELSVSINWQGEARDAEGKSLLIADGVVEIPYIADENADEDPDLRVIVKDEGPIGRRLKDAFLAKGKDFVLKQIRVYVDAMAKGGPAKDELEVKKVTSKQAAAPVSAPPVAAPVKKVEEKKEKKKEGFKTIKLTEKFSCRAKDMFEILMDDNRWKGFTQSNARISKEVGGEISIFDGSVTGTNLELQEGKLIVQKWRFGSWPDGIHSTVRLVLEEPEPGVTVVKLTQTDVPDEDRYGNSTVVENTERGWRDLIFHKIRAVFGFGV from the exons ATGGCGAAATATGGAGAAGGGGATAAGCGTTGGATCGTTGAAGACAGACCAGACGGAGCGAATGTTCACAACTGGCACTGGGCCGAGACCAATTGCCTTGAATGGTCCAGAAACTTACTGTCGAAGCTCCTCGCGGACCAAACAATACTCGACGGCGAAGGCAACCTCTTCATCAAAACAAAAAAGATTGAAAAAGTGGAAGGAGAGGCTTACGTTAATGTTCGAAAGGGGAAAATTATTCCAGGTTACGAGTTAAGCGTTTCTATCAATTGGCAAGGCGAGGCGCGAGATGCTGAAGGGAAATCTCTCTTGATAGCCGATGGAGTTGTTGAAATTCCTTATATTGCGGATGAAAACGCCGACGAGGATCCTGATCTTAGGGTTATTGTGAAGGATGAAGGTCCGATCGGGAGGAGATTGAAGGACGCCTTTCTGGCGAAGGGGAAGGATTTTGTTTTGAAACAGATTCGGGTTTACGTCGATGCCATGGCAAAAGGTGGACCTGCAAAAGATGAATTGGAGGTGAAGAAGGTAACTTCCAAGCAAGCGGCAGCTCCTGTGTCGGCTCCACCGGTTGCTGCACCTGTCAAGAAAgtggaggagaagaaggagaagaagaaagaagggtTTAAAACGATTAAGCTGACAGAAAAGTTTAGCTGTAGGGCGAAAGATATGTTTGAGATCTTGATGGATGACAACAGATGGAAGGGTTTTACGCAAAGTAATGCTAGAATCAGCAAAGAGGTTGGTGGGGAGATTAGTATCTTCGATGGATCGGTTACTGGAACAaatttggagttgcaggagggcAAATTGATTGTTCAAAAATGGAGGTTTGGAAGCTGGCCTGATGGCATCCACTCTACG GTTAGGTTGGTTTTAGAGGAGCCTGAACCTGGAGTCACGGTTGTGAAGTTGACACAGACTGATGTTCCAGACGAAGACAG GTATGGTAATTCAACTGTGGTGGAGAACACAGAGAGAGGATGGCGGGATCTAATTTTCCACAAAATAAGAGCGGTTTTTGGGTTTGGTGTTTGA